Proteins encoded together in one Impatiens glandulifera chromosome 1, dImpGla2.1, whole genome shotgun sequence window:
- the LOC124928565 gene encoding probable cyclic nucleotide-gated ion channel 5: MDKLNVVAIYEIKNSKRRRIEVGLGHLKILRHYLSSSSWSRKCLGSGPLGGKFCPGLTHGEVEEEIRRLENGFNNDSIRNTMFNNLADQEPKVEHEMDHSERLTMQNESSNGTWIWLFGLPSVCWSTECLRNAGEALSGYREMDENTRLKCEVGWERICVSPTEWMSSSISLKHGMVVYKVAVWPEWPLIMSTMSTSNLCTDHVEQEVSSLNPPSRDFKENNSFGSPVQPISVDKCLDEVNNFESTGIVEPLETTFFVELSSILEKDGRDCKNELWSPSLTVELIPETSNPSYNPESKLCVTSEESPLVNILINMPYVAMYEAPRESLTHPILGCGANCEPSDAENDVLRPHMENAAQINPIKFVYPSYASDSPIKVHELSEEETVESDVEYDADEELCENFSTHNMMLNENKSPDREILTKESEVWPDIREISTMTLIKKCQMKKIGDLPPENFFRDHLSHPSVICRYSSEPTSLWATMIKCKYGNDWSGWFTKHINRVVGCGIWSGISVIWKTFREQCRFSVGDGSSISFWEDVWCSAKSLYSLFPTLASIAICRDATVKDMFDMSSNGFSTRIRYMRRLIADELALHDKVLNLVGRKEVNPSSHDIMRWQDIDTFKLCKMFGCGFKSQIIDGQRKKFVRLDSNLSFSSDAGVMKNCGFNLDGLTGSSQQTNNTIPSSKSFRVGISRGSEGLKTIGRSLKSGVNRVVFQEDLNLTEKKIFDPQDKIILFCNRVLVISCIIAVSIDPLFLYVAVFDYEQSCLGIDSELAHTVTTSRTLIDSFYLIRIVLQFRTAYIAPSSRVFGRGELVIDPAKIAERYLNRYFIFDLLSVMPFPQIVVWKFLADVNGSSVMATKQALIYIIIFQYIPRFFRFLPLTNEMRKTNGHFAETAWAGAAYYMLWFMLASHIFGAFWYLFAVGRTDNCWEEACSENLLCIKSFLYCENNGLEGYLFWKDIARGVLSAKCYYNENDPKFNYGIYGLAVSSGIIATKNFIPKYLYCLWWGLQNLSTLGQGLETSLYPAEVIFSITIAVFGLILFALLIGNMQTYLQSLTVRLEEMRIKRRDSEQWMHHRLLPQELRERVRRYDQYKWLETKGVDEETIVQSLPMDLRRDIKRHLCLNLVKRVPLFANMDDQLLDAVCERLKPTLYTNNTYAVREGDPVDEMLFIIRGRLESVTTDGGRSGFFNRGFLKENDFCGEELLTWALDPKSASNLPPSTRTVKALSEVEAFALSADELKFITTQFRRLHSRQVQQTFRFYSQQWRTWAACFIMAAWRRHSRRKMAERRSEGLEEDWSSSSSFDDDDDNDEEEERELLRRNRSRSGFGAAMLASRFATNALRGVKKLRKKKKSSSSRGMVKVPKPQDPDFEADLGDFE; this comes from the exons ATGGATAAACTGAATGTGGTAGCAATCTATGAGATCAAGAATTCTAAGCGGAGGAGGATCGAGGTGGGATTGGGTCACTTAAAGATTTTAAGGCATTATTTGTCATCATCGTCATGGTCGAGGAAGTGCCTCGGATCTGGCCCATTAGGCGGAAAATTTTGTCCGGGTTTAACTCACGGGGAAG TTGAAGAAGAAATTCGAAGACTTGAAAATGGTTTTAATAATGACAGTATTAGAAACACTATGTTTAATAATTTGGCGGATCAAGAACCTAAAGTTGAGCATGAGATGGATCACTCAGAAAGGCTAACCATGCAAAATGAAAGTTCAAATGGCACTTGGATTTGGTTATTTGGGTTACCCTCAGTCTGTTGGAGCACTGAGTGTCTGAGAAATGCTGGTGAAGCGCTAAGTGGTTATAGGGAGATGGATGAAAATACTAGACTGAAATGCGAGGTCGGATGGGAAAGAATTTGTGTTAGTCCAACGGAATGGATGTCGAGTTCTATTTCCCTTAAACATGGTATGGTGGTGTATAAGGTTGCGGTGTGGCCCGAATGGCCTCTTATTATGTCAACAATGTCGACTTCCAACTTATGCACGGACCATGTGGAGCAAGAAGTGTCTTCCCTGAATCCTCCTTCTAGGGATTTTAAAGAGAACAATAGTTTTGGCTCACCGGTACAACCAATTAGTGTGGATAAGTGTTTGGATGAAGTGAACAATTTTG agtCAACAGGTATAGTTGAACCTCTCGAGACGACGTTTTTTGTTGAACTGAGTAGCATATTGGAGAAGGACGGACGTGATTGCAAGAACGAGCTTTGGTCACCGAGTTTGACTGTTGAGTTGATACCCGAAACATCAAATCCATCTTATAATCCGGAATCTAAGTTATGTGTGACATCTGAAGAGTCTCCTCTAGTCAATATTCTGATTAATATGCCTTATGTAGCTATGTACGAAGCTCCAAGGGAATCTCTCACCCATCCTATCCTGGGGTGTGGGGCTAATTGTGAGCCAAGTGACGCGGAAAATGATGTGTTAAGGCCACACATGGAAAATGCGGCTCAAATAAACCCCATCAAATTTGTGTATCCCAGTTATGCAAGTGATTCACCTATCAAGGTGCATGAGTTATCGGAGGAAGAGACTGTTGAGTCAGATGTTGAATATGATGCTGATGAGGAGTTATGTGAGAATTTTTCCACTCATAACATGATGTTGAATGAAAACAAATCTCCCGATAGAGAGATTTTAACTAAAGAGTCTGAAGTGTGGCCCGATATTCGCGAAATCTCCACAATGACACTTATTAAGAAGTGTCAGATGAAAAAGATTGGTGATTTACCCCCTGAAAATTTCTTTAGGGATCATCTGAGTCATCCTTCTGTCATTTG caGATATTCCTCAGAGCCTACCTCTTTGTGGGCTACTATGATCAAGTGCAAGTATGGGAATGATTGGTCTGGTTGGTTCACCAAACATATTAATCGTGTTGTGGGATGCGGTATTTGGAGTGGCATCTCAGTGATATGGAAGACTTTTCGTGAACAATGCAGATTTTCGGTAGGCGATGGCTcttcgattagtttttgggaGGACGTTTGGTGTAGTGCTAAAAGCCTCTACTCTTTGTTTCCAACTCTTGCCTCAATCGCTATTTGTAGAGATGCTacagttaaggacatgtttgatatGAGCTCTAATGGTTTTTCTACGAGAATCAGGTATATGAGAAGACTTATTGCTGATGAGTTAGCTTTACATGATAAAGTGTTGAACTTGGTGGGGCGCAAAGAGGTGAATCCGTCTTCGCATGATATTATGCGTTGGCAAGATATTGATACCTTTAAG CTTTGCAAAATGTTTGGCTGTGGTTTTAAATCACAGATAATAGACGGCCAAAGAAAGAAATTTGTAAG GTTGGATTCAAATTTGTCATTTTCATCGGATGCTGGGGTGATGAAGAACTGCGGGTTTAACTTAGACGGTTTAACAGGCTCAAgtcaacaaacaaacaatactATTCCATCATCAAAATCATTTAGGGTAGGAATCTCGAGAGGATCCGAAGGACTAAAGACAATCGGACGTTCATTAAAATCGGGAGTTAACCGTGTGGTATTCCAAGAAGATCTAAACCTAACCgagaagaaaatatttgatCCTCAAGACAAGATCATATTATTTTGCAATAGAGTTCTTGTCATTTCATGTATTATTGCAGTATCCATCGACCCTTTGTTTCTATATGTTGCGGTTTTCGATTATGAACAAAGTTGTCTCGGAATTGATTCGGAGTTGGCTCATACAGTCACAACTTCAAGGACATTAATCGATTCATTTTATCTCATAAGAATCGTACTGCAGTTTCGAACAGCTTATATTGCCCCGTCTTCTAGGGTTTTTGGACGGGGCGAACTTGTTATAGATCCTGCAAAAATTGCGGAAAGATATTTGAATCGTTATTTCATCTTTGATCTTCTATCTGTCATGCCTTTCCCCCAG ATTGTAGTATGGAAATTTCTGGCTGATGTTAATGGTTCAAGTGTTATGGCAACTAAACAggcattaatatatattatcatatttcaaTATATTCCCCGATTTTTTCGATTCCTTCCATTAACAAACGAGATGAGAAAGACAAATGGTCACTTTGCGGAGACTGCTTGGGCCGGGGCAGCATACTATATGCTGTGGTTCATGCTTGCAAGTCAC ATATTCGGGGCATTTTGGTACCTGTTTGCTGTAGGGAGAACAGATAATTGTTGGGAGGAGGCATGTTCAGAAAATTTGTTGTGCATAAAAAGTTTCTTGTATTGCGAGAATAATGGTTTGGAAGGTTATTTATTCTGGAAAGATATTGCACGAGGGGTTTTAAGTGCAAAATGTTACTATAATGAAAATGATCCTAAATTCAATTATGGGATTTATGGATTAGCTGTCTCATCTGGAATTATTGCCACCAAGAATTTCATCCCCAAATACTTGTATTGTTTATGGTGGGGTTTGCAAAATTTGAG TACACTTGGTCAAGGACTGGAAACAAGTTTATATCCAGCAGAAGTTATTTTCTCAATCACAATAGCTGTATTTGGACTCATCCTCTTTGCCCTTCTCATTGGAAACATGCAG ACCTATCTTCAATCGCTCACCGTTCGACTAGAGGAGATGAGGATCAAAAGGCGTGACTCAGAGCAATGGATGCATCACAGACTGCTTCCACAAGAGCTAAGAGAACGAGTCCGGCGCTATGATCAATACAAATGGCTAGAGACCAAAGGAGTCGACGAAGAAACAATCGTCCAGAGTCTTCCCATGGATCTAAGGAGAGATATTAAGCGTCATCTCTGTCTCAATTTGGTTAAAAGG GTACCTCTATTCGCAAACATGGACGATCAGCTTCTTGATGCTGTCTGCGAACGGCTAAAACCAACGTTGTACACAAACAACACGTACGCAGTTAGAGAAGGTGATCCTGTCGACGAAATGCTGTTCATAATCCGTGGGCGTCTAGAGAGTGTAACTACAGATGGAGGAAGAAGTGGGTTTTTCAACCGTGGGTTCTTGAAAGAAAACGATTTCTGCGGCGAGGAGTTATTAACATGGGCACTTGACCCAAAATCGGCATCAAATTTGCCGCCTTCGACAAGAACGGTGAAAGCCCTTTCCGAAGTGGAAGCATTTGCACTGTCGGCTGACGAATTGAAGTTTATTACGACCCAGTTCAGGCGGTTGCATAGCAGGCAAGTTCAGCAGACGTTTCGGTTCTATTCTCAGCAATGGAGGACGTGGGCGGCGTGTTTTATTATGGCTGCGTGGCGGCGGCATTCGAGGAGGAAGATGGCGGAGAGGCGGAGCGAGGGATTGGAAGAGGATTGGTCGTCGTCTTCGTcgtttgatgatgatgatgataatgatgaggAAGAGGAAAGAGAATTGTTGCGGAGGAATAGATCTAGATCTGGGTTTGGTGCGGCGATGCTTGCTTCGCGATTTGCAACAAATGCACTTCGTGGAGTGAAGAAactaaggaagaagaagaagagttcGAGTTCCAGGGGTATGGTCAAAGTCCCTAAACCTCAAGATCCTGATTTTGAAGCTGATCTTGGAGATTTTGAATAA
- the LOC124920904 gene encoding protein LPA3, translating into MAFSSIASTLPLSNFAKNSQISQTLHFSSPLSTRDSLFNSTVLFRATTSKFKWSQVHCSKRDTTRPGLDPKIGVSIYKPKSYEVLLTDAANALSYALEDGKIRLEIEFPPLPTSISSYKGSSDEFSEANIQLVISVVKKLQERRETNVCIVFPDNPEKRRACQLFQTALDSIDGISIGSLDDLPGDPVSNFFKSIRNTLDFDFDDDNEDRWKSNEPPSLYVFINCSTRELSSVEEYVKNFAPSTPSLLFNLELDTLRSDLGILGFPPKDLHFQFLSQFMPVFYIRPREYSKTIGVAPYVVNYSGALFRQYPGPWQVMLKQADASYACVAESATRFTLGETKEELLRVLGLQEEEGSSLEFLRRGYKTSTWWEDGVDLELSSAWRS; encoded by the exons ATGGCTTTCTCCTCAATTGCTTCAACCCTACCTCTCTCTAACTTCGCCAAAAATTCCCAGATCTCTCAAACACTCCACTTTTCCTCTCCTCTTTCCACCCGCGATTCCCTCTTCAATTCCACCGTATTATTCCGAGCTACAACTTCCAAGTTCAAGTGGAGCCAAGTTCATTGCAGCAAGAGGGATACGACTCGGCCTGGATTGGATCCTAAGATTGGAGTCTCTATTTACAAACCCAAATCCTACGAAGTTCTTCTCACCGATGCCGCCAATGCTCTTTCCTACGCTCTCGAAGATGGCAAAATTCGGCTCGAGATAGAGTTCCC GCCCTTGCCGACCAGCATTTCTTCTTATAAG GGATCTTCAGATGAATTTAGTGAGGCAAATATTCAGCTTGTCATATCTGTTGTTAAGAAGCTTCAAGAAAGAAGGGAAACAAATGTTTGCATT GTGTTCCCCGACAATCCCGAAAAGCGCAGGGCCTGCCAGCTCTTCCAAACTGCACTTGACTCG ATTGATGGCATTTCAATTGGGTCCTTGGATGATTTACCCGGTGATCCTGTCAGtaattttttcaaatctatAAGGAACACATTGGActttgattttgatgatgataatgaaG ACCGTTGGAAATCTAATGAGCCACCATCACTCTACGTATTCATCAATTGCAGCACTCGGGAACTTTCATCTGTAGAAGAGTATGTG AAAAATTTTGCACCATCCACCCCTTCACTTCTTTTCAATCTGGAACTTGACACGTTGCG TTCCGATTTGGGCATACTGGGATTTCCGCCAAAGGATTTACATTTTCAATTCCTTTCTCAATTTATGCCAGTGTTCTACATCCGACCAAGAGAATACTCCAAG ACAATTGGAGTGGCGCCTTATGTTGTCAACTATAGTGGAGCCTTATTCCGCCAATATCCGG GGCCTTGGCAGGTGATGCTGAAACAAGCGGATGCTTCTTATGCGTGTGTGGCAGAGAGCGCAACTCGTTTCACACTGGGTGAA ACAAAGGAAGAGTTACTGAGAGTACTTGGACTGCAAGAGGAAGAAGGAAGTTCACTGGAGTTTCTCCGAAGAGGATACAAG ACTTCCACTTGGTGGGAAGACGGTGTTGATTTGGAGCTATCCTCGGCTTGGCGTAGTTAA
- the LOC124920905 gene encoding myb-related protein 2-like isoform X1, with protein MYHHHADRHLFMQGGNGHGHGVGDSGLVLSTDAKPRLKWTQDLHERFIEAVNQLGGADKATPKTVLKLMGIPGLTLYHLKSHLQKYRLSKNLHGQTNSANNKVDSGERMIAEANGTQMSNPANMGTQTNRSLEINEAIQMQIEVQRRLHEQLEVQRLLQLRIEAQGKYLQTVLEKAQDTLGKQNLGAMDLEIAKAQISELSLKISPNCLNSSYPAVMKDCSVDSCLTSCDAAAATIYDQTRLRQCKFKENNKRMNKDIDTSMGVGLQSGKGNGSDNIHADKRCRKITDGRANYFQEKDEKIVVPPPFGMAYFKPTLDLNALEENEHPSDYKQLDLNGLSWN; from the exons ATGTACCATCATCATGCAGATAGACATTTGTTTATGCAAGGAGGCAATGGGCATGGGCATGGTGTAGGTGATTCAGGACTTGTCCTGTCAACCGATGCCAAACCGCGTTTAAAATGGACCCAAGATCTTCATGAACGGTTCATAGAAGCAGTCAATCAACTTGGAGGAGCTGACA AGGCTACTCCGAAAACAGTTTTGAAACTGATGGGAATTCCAGGACTCACATTGTACCACTTAAAAAGCCATCTTCAG AAGTACAGACTAAGTAAAAATCTTCATGGACAAACAAATAGTGCAAATAACAAAGTTG ATTCAGGGGAGAGGATGATAGCAGAGGCAAATGGAACTCAGATGAGCAATCCAGCGAATATGGGTACCCAAACGAACAG AAGCTTAGAGATAAATGAAGCAATACAAATGCAAATTGAAGTACAGAGAAGACTTCATGAACAGCTAGAG GTACAACGGCTCTTGCAGCTAAGAATAGAGGCTCAAGGGAAGTACCTTCAAACAGTTCTAGAGAAAGCCCAAGACACACTTGGAAAACAAAACTTGGGGGCGATGGATCTAGAGATTGCAAAAGCTCAAATCTCGGAACTTTCCTTAAAGATCTCTCCCAATTGCTTGAATTCCTCTTACCCGGCAGTAATGAAGGATTGTTCGGTGGACAGTTGCTTGACTTCCTGCGATGCTGCTGCTGCGACGATTTATGATCAAACTAGATTACGGCAGTGCAAGTTTAAGGAAAACAACAAACGTATGAACAAGGACATAGATACGTCAATGGGAGTTGGGTTGCAATCAGGGAAAGGAAATGGCAGCGACAATATTCATGCAGACAAAAGATGCAGAAAAATAACAGATGGACGTGCCAATTACTTCCAGGAAAAAGATGAGAAGATAGTAGTACCACCACCGTTTGGAATGGCGTATTTCAAACCGACGCTCGATCTAAATGCACTAGAGGAAAACGAGCATCCTTCAGATTACAAACAACTGGATCTCAATGGGTTAAGTTGGAACTGA
- the LOC124920905 gene encoding myb-related protein 2-like isoform X2 produces MYHHHADRHLFMQGGNGHGHGVGDSGLVLSTDAKPRLKWTQDLHERFIEAVNQLGGADKATPKTVLKLMGIPGLTLYHLKSHLQKYRLSKNLHGQTNSANNKVDSGERMIAEANGTQMSNPANMGTQTNSLEINEAIQMQIEVQRRLHEQLEVQRLLQLRIEAQGKYLQTVLEKAQDTLGKQNLGAMDLEIAKAQISELSLKISPNCLNSSYPAVMKDCSVDSCLTSCDAAAATIYDQTRLRQCKFKENNKRMNKDIDTSMGVGLQSGKGNGSDNIHADKRCRKITDGRANYFQEKDEKIVVPPPFGMAYFKPTLDLNALEENEHPSDYKQLDLNGLSWN; encoded by the exons ATGTACCATCATCATGCAGATAGACATTTGTTTATGCAAGGAGGCAATGGGCATGGGCATGGTGTAGGTGATTCAGGACTTGTCCTGTCAACCGATGCCAAACCGCGTTTAAAATGGACCCAAGATCTTCATGAACGGTTCATAGAAGCAGTCAATCAACTTGGAGGAGCTGACA AGGCTACTCCGAAAACAGTTTTGAAACTGATGGGAATTCCAGGACTCACATTGTACCACTTAAAAAGCCATCTTCAG AAGTACAGACTAAGTAAAAATCTTCATGGACAAACAAATAGTGCAAATAACAAAGTTG ATTCAGGGGAGAGGATGATAGCAGAGGCAAATGGAACTCAGATGAGCAATCCAGCGAATATGGGTACCCAAACGAACAG CTTAGAGATAAATGAAGCAATACAAATGCAAATTGAAGTACAGAGAAGACTTCATGAACAGCTAGAG GTACAACGGCTCTTGCAGCTAAGAATAGAGGCTCAAGGGAAGTACCTTCAAACAGTTCTAGAGAAAGCCCAAGACACACTTGGAAAACAAAACTTGGGGGCGATGGATCTAGAGATTGCAAAAGCTCAAATCTCGGAACTTTCCTTAAAGATCTCTCCCAATTGCTTGAATTCCTCTTACCCGGCAGTAATGAAGGATTGTTCGGTGGACAGTTGCTTGACTTCCTGCGATGCTGCTGCTGCGACGATTTATGATCAAACTAGATTACGGCAGTGCAAGTTTAAGGAAAACAACAAACGTATGAACAAGGACATAGATACGTCAATGGGAGTTGGGTTGCAATCAGGGAAAGGAAATGGCAGCGACAATATTCATGCAGACAAAAGATGCAGAAAAATAACAGATGGACGTGCCAATTACTTCCAGGAAAAAGATGAGAAGATAGTAGTACCACCACCGTTTGGAATGGCGTATTTCAAACCGACGCTCGATCTAAATGCACTAGAGGAAAACGAGCATCCTTCAGATTACAAACAACTGGATCTCAATGGGTTAAGTTGGAACTGA